Below is a window of Salvelinus alpinus chromosome 34, SLU_Salpinus.1, whole genome shotgun sequence DNA.
tgtgtgttcttgtgtgtgtatatatagtgtgttcctgtgtgtttcagctgtgtgtgtatatatagtgtgtttcagctgtgtgtatatatagtgtattcctgtgtgtttcagctgtgtgtgtatatatagtgtgtttcagctgtgtgtatatatagtgtattcctgtgtgtttcagctgtgtgtatatatagtgttttcctgtgtgtttcagctgtgtgtgtatatatagtgtgtttcagctctgtgtatatatagtgtgttcctgtgtgtttcagctgtgtgtgtatatagtgtgttcctgtgtgtttcaggtgtgtatatatagtgtgttcctgtgtgtttcagctgtgtgtgtatatatagtgtgttcctgtgtgtttcagctgtgtgtgtatatagtgtgttcctgtgtgtttcagctctgtgtatatatagtgtgttcctgtgtgtttcagctgtgtgtgtagctATGATGGGAGTTGTCCTTCTCTTTCTGCTGTCTCTCTGGCCTGGAGGCCAGGTGGATGCTATCGATGAAGAGGTCTTGGCTAATGTGGTACAAAAGATGACAAGGTGGGTGTTTCTCTGTTCATTCAGACTCTAAGAACTCCTAAATTACTTTTAGACAGAATTATTAGCCATTATTAGAAACATTTTTGGGGAACATTTGAAGTTTATATTCCTCTTAATTAACATTCATACGATATTTTTGTTCTGTCCTGACTCTTTGATCGACTGTTAAAAACACTGGTTCAAACCGTGTACACGCTTAGCCTAGTAAATGAAGTCCCTGGACTGCAGACAAGACAAGATGCTAGTATAGACtatattgttagtatagactatattgttagtatagactgtattgttagtatagactgtattgttaatatagactgtattgttagtatagactgtattgttagtatagactgtgtttatagtatagactgtattgttagtatagactgtattgctagtatagactgtattgctagtatagacggtattgttaatatagactgtattgttagtatagactgtattgttagtatagactgtgtttatagtatagactgtattgttagtatagactgtattgttaatatagactgtattgctaatatagactgtattgttagtatagactgtattgttagtatagactgtattgttagtatagactgcattgttaatatagactgtattgctaatatagactgtattgttagtatagactgtattgctagtatagactgtatttatAGTATAGACTGTGTTTATTGTATAGACTCTATTGTTattatagactgtattgctaataTAGACTCTATTGTTattatagactgtattgctaataTAGACTGTATTTATAGTATAGACTTTATTGCtcatatagactgtattgttagtatagactgtattgctaatatagactgtattgttaataTAGACTGTATTTATAGTATAGACTgcattgttagtatagactgtattgttaatatagactgtattgctagtatagactgtattgttagtatatactgtattgttaatatagactgtattgctagtatagactgtattgttagtatatactgtattgttaatatagactgtattgttaatatatactgtattgctagtatagactgtattgttagtatatactgtattgttaatataGACTGTGTttatagtatagactgtattgttagtatatactgtattgctagtatagactctattgctagtatagactatattgctagtatagactgtagcaTTTTGAATATTATAATTATTACAGAAGGCACTATCTCAGACCTCTCTTAACTTTGTAAATGAGATGGTGATGATAATTTATGCATAAGTAACAGTGCACATATTCATATATTAAAACTTTAGATTTGGTCAAATAGTTGGGAGTTTCCTCctcctgtctgtttctactgTTTCAGAAAGATCCCGTGTTTCTGATCGTctgatcctgtgttctgtctcttctgtctcctgtctgtttgtaatgtttctgatcctctgtgttctgtctcttctgtctcctgtctgtttgtaatgtttctgatcctctgtgttctgtctcttctgtctcctgtctgtttgtaatgtttctgatcctctgtgttctgtctcttctgtctcctgtctgtttgtaatgtttctgatcctgtgttctgtctcttctgtctcctgtctgtttgtaatgtttctgatcctctgtgttccgtctcttctgtctcctgtctgtttataatgtttctgatactctgtgttctgtgttgtgtctcCTGCTGTTGTTCAGGTTCAGGTTCAGATCAGACCTCAAGGGAAGCCAGGTTGCCATGGCTGTCTTACTCACCCAACAGCAGTGCATCAATGGAGCAAACTTTGAAATAGTTGTGCAACCTGCTGATGTCAACAACGCACTTATCGATAACAGTATCTACTTAGGAAACCGGCTCATCGTAGCAAAACCTTCTAACAATTACCATGCTGAGTACCGTCTCTTGAGTGGTGGTAACAGCAGCCCAATGCAGACTCTGATAAACAGTGCTGGTCGTGAAGCTGGTGACTGCATCGTGTTCTTCTCCACCAACTCTCCCTGTCTGGAGAAATGCAACGGCCCTGATGGAGAAAACAATGGAGGAGATATTATTAACTTAATGGGCAACAGCTTCAACAGCTGGAACGCCAACCAGAAGGCCTTTGTCTTCTACTCGGTTTGGGACCCTACAATACGTTATCCAAGAGCTAAGAAACCGACCAGGCAGGAGGTGTTCCTCTCCTTCAAGAGAATAGAAACACAACTCCCTTTATATCGTTGTGACAACAATGGATGTTACCGTTGTGTCACTAATCCTAATCCTATGACAAATAcatgtctgtatggatactactagtgaacactgtctgtatggatactaatagtgaacactgtctgtatggatactaatagtgtacactgtctgtatggatactaaaataacacactgtctgtatggatacttatagtgtacactgtctgtatggatactaaaataatacactgtctgtatggatactaatagtgaacactgtctgtatggatactaatagtatacactgtctgtatggatactaatagtgtacactgtctgtatggatactaatagtgtacactgtctgtatggatactaatagtactaatagtgtacactgtctgtatggatactaatagtgaacactgtctgcatggatactaatagtatacactgtctgtatggatactaatagtatacactgtctgtatggatgctaatagtatacactgtctgtatggatacatATAGTGTACACTGTCTCAACCAGTAtctatctctgtccatctctctctctgtccacctctctctctctgtccacctctctctctctgtccatctctctctctgtccacccctccctctttctgtccacccctctctctctgtccatctctttctctgtccatctctctctctctttccatctctctctccgttcatctctctctctgtccatcactctctctgtccatctctctctctctgtccaccccccctcactctgtccatctctctctttctctgtccatctctctctttctgtccatctctctctctgtacatctctctctctgtccatctctctctctgtccacccctctctctctgtccacccctcactctctgtccacccctctctctgtccacccctctctctgtccatctctctctttgtccttccctctctctctgtccttccctctctctctgtccatctctctctttctgtgcatctctctctctctgtccatctctctttctgtccatctctctctctgtacatctctctctctgtccatctctctctctgtccacccctctctctctgtccacccctctctatctgtccacccctctctctctgtccacccctctctctctgtccacccctctctttgtccatctctctctctgtccatccccctctctctgtccatctctctctctgtccatatctctctttgtccacccctctctctttgtccaactctctctttgtccatctctctctctgtccttccctctctctctgtccttccctctctctctgtccatctctctctttgtccaccCCCCACtctttctgtccatctctctctctacacagttCATTAAAGTTCACTATAGCATAAACACTACTGTCTCCATCATTACTGTTGTTGGTATTTCTGTCtttattaggttttattacaCTGACATAAACACTGCATGACAGAAAGACCATGGCCTTCCTGTTTCCCTGCATCTTCTGAGAACAAAAAGGTTGAACGTAGAGGACTATAAACAGTCCTGTAAATGTTGTTGAAAACACTTGAAATATGGTGAGACTGACGGAGTTTAGATTTGGACCCACGGAAACAAACACACGCCCTACTGAACATGTACTAGGTTTTCCCAAGAGAATTCTGGTCAGTCATCGTCTCAgcggtgtacattccccctcaagcagacaccaagacagcccttaaggaacttcactggactctatgtaaactggaaaccatatatcctgaggctgcatttattgtagctggggattttaacaaagcaagtttgagaacaaggctacctaaaatcTATCAGCATATTTATTGCACTATGCGCCGGGGTAATACACTctatcactgctactctaacttccacgatgTGTTGTGACGTTATGACAATAACCGAAGGAGATATCTACACACATGTAGCTGTGTAATATATAGTCCTTATTACTATTCATATTCTCCTAACTATATTTATCTGGTTGATTCTGTATCTACAGACTGTCTACAGACTCTATATCGTTGTATAAGATCACATTGTCAGTTCAGGGACTTTTAACCCTTTATGTCCCGGTGTGAATAGGTATTGCAGGGTTTAGTTCCAACCAAGCACCACACCTGGCTTCACTAATCATCTCACACATTGTTCTATAGAGAAACTGGTAGCAGGAGTCCACCTTCTGGAAGACAAGTTGATGATGAGGGAGACGAGAGCTGGACAAAAAATACTGGATCTGGTCAAAATGTGTGACGTCTGCTTTTTTTAATATTCAGAAGATAATATGTTGTGTGTTATCTTTCTTCATGGCCAACATGGCAGGTTGATTGGTTAACTCTTTACTTGAAGGGGGTACATAAGTCATCTGGGCTTCCGAGTGGTGCAGTTGTCTAAGGCACCACATTTCAGTGCAAGAGaggtcactacagtccctggttcaaatccaggctgcatcacatctggctgtgattgacAGTACCATAGGGGGATACACAATTGGTCCAGGTTTGACCGGGATAggtcgtcgttgtaaataagaatttgttattatcTGAATTGCCTGGTAAATAAAACATtatttgaagtgttgtggttgcagggtcacttggcacatctaaagcccaTTGTTttagggtgttgctataggccaccaagtgctaacagtcagaaTCTAAATAATGAGTGTGAAATgattgatagtgtatgtgatgtaaacagagaggtctactttcttggggacctgaatattgactggttttcatcaagctgtccgcttgtgttctatacagaaccttGTCtaaggccttgtgttctatacagaaccctgacaaacggccttgtgttctatacagaaccctgtctAAGGCcgtgtgttctatacagaaccctgacaaacggccttgtgttctatacaggaccctgacaaacggcctggtgttctaaacagaaccccgACAAACaaccttgtgttctatacagaaccctgacaaacggccttgtgttctatacagaaccctgtcaAACaaccttgtgttctatacagaaccctgtctaaggccttgtgttctatacagaaccccgaCAAACGGTCTTGTGTTCTATACGGAACCCTGTCAAACatccttgtgttctatacatAACCCTGTCtaaggccttgtgttctatacagaaccctgacaaacggtcttgtgttctatacagaaccctgtcaAACAACCTtttgttctatacagaaccctgtctaaggccttgtgttctatacagaaccctgtcaAACAACCTTgtgttctatatagaaccctgtctaaggccttgtgttctatacagaaccctgacaaacggccttgtgtttTATACAGGaccctgacaaatggccttgtgttctatacagaaccctgacaaccggccttgtgttctatacaggacCCTGACAAACGgtcttgtgttctatacagaaccctgacaaccggccttgtgttctatacagaaccctgacaaacagcCTTGTGTTCTTTACAGAACCCTGtcaaacggccttgtgttctatacaggtccCTGACAaccggccttgtgttctatacaggacCATGACAAACGATCTTGAAATCtacacagaaccctgacaaacagccttgtgttctatacagaaacTAGAAAAAGGCCTTGTTTTCTGTACAGAACGCTGTCAAAAGGCCTTGTTTTCTTTACATAACCCTGACAAAAGGCCTTGTGTTctgtacagaaccctgacaaacggccttgtgttctatacagaaccccgacaaacggccttgtgttctacacagaaccctgacaaacggccttgtgttctacACAGAACCCTtacaaatggccttgtgttctacACAGAACCCTGTCAATGGCCTTGTGTTCtacacagaaccctgacaaacggccttgtgtttTATACAGAACCCcgacaaacggccttgtgttctgtacagaaccctgacaaacggccttgtgttctacacagaaccctgacaaatggcttTGTGTTCtacacagaaccctgacaaacggccttgtgttctatacagaaccctgacaaatggcctcATGTCAACGATGaaatttgaaaggaaacaaaaGGAAGAGGGTCTTTGAGAACTCCAACCTTTGCAGCATCATTATAGACACAGTTAGAAACATGACCTTCTAGATGCCATTTTAATATCTTCTCCAGCTAATATTTATTTCCCCCCCTTTTACAGCAGTTGTGAGTCTTGGTGAATCAAATACTACAGGCAGAAATACTACAGGCAATGTCAACCTGCCTGAAATGTGCAACAGACTGCAAGGATGCAGTGGGAGGTTCACTGAGCAACGGGAATGAGGGGATGAAAGAGGTCATAAATAGTTAAAAGCATCAAAGCCTTTTTTTGGTTCATTGTATATCCATGTCTTTACTGAAGTCTGTGACAGAAATGCATGTTGTTGTCTTGTACATGTATTTTCTGGTGCAATAAAGTTGTTCATTTAATTGCGTATCATCTTTTACACGGACAGAGGTTTACACAATGCTGTTCCACGATACAGCTCTAATTGTGTTACACATCATGACAGTAGCCAACAGTAGTACAGACCCTTAGT
It encodes the following:
- the LOC139563451 gene encoding uro-adherence factor A-like isoform X1, with the protein product MLIVYTVCMDTYSVHCLNQYLSLSISLSVHLSLSVHLSLSVHLSLCPPLPLSVHPSLSVHLFLCPSLSLFPSLSPFISLSVHHSLCPSLSLCPPPLTLSISLFLCPSLSFCPSLSLYISLSVHLSLCPPLSLCPPLTLCPPLSLSTPLSVHLSLCPSLSLCPSLSLCPSLSFCASLSLCPSLFLSISLSVHLSLCPSLSLSTPLSLSTPLYLSTPLSLSTPLSLSTPLFVHLSLCPSPSLCPSLSLSISLFVHPSLFVQLSLCPSLSLSFPLSLSFPLSLSISLFVHPPLFLSISLSTQFIKVHYSINTTVSIITVVGISVFIRFYYTDINTA